One window of the Rosa rugosa chromosome 3, drRosRugo1.1, whole genome shotgun sequence genome contains the following:
- the LOC133736977 gene encoding nuclear pore complex protein NUP85 has translation MPGVASNSGERSLVPYSPELPHPVVHSIHHGLKPPIARLSISWSRGNTLRVSVLRPPSDEDSDDDEVGGKVVEVKLSNGDGENSDATWRRIAYGSVTPFAHLQSRRSTIANLSNMSLSPSPYSIDWWEYVMEYSKDINSLLGSLDSGPDPVIDDPKMVLKRTEEPTSIKAAWELMEIFYADKQSQPWQLERLVDWLADYDSLLSSTHPTVHSKLVDFQNELSSLQVIEDDPKYWDVLSSALAVGWIDIVVKMLRLHGSYQLHQLGNRETENGLVEAVAVLISTKPRMRPGVEDGKLGECFKAKPDFIKAWENWRAQITKLDCSGFWLQCDHHQTREGLKNMIQVMLGNIDSLCNETCHWIELFISHFLYVRPLTVGLESMYGLAQKCLQLKPMLGAHRLIDIILGILGENTEVVLAECSRAFGPWMVAHAIELLTTGSDHAESLLHEERYNLGGISIAELHRLVYAQVLSSHALTWQIAPIYLSSCMKQGMGLLEILLSKLPIEHNETLLKNIEICRLYELDTVSSNVMKIAGVYHWKHGRKGCGVFWLQQARDEVRLTRIAQHLFDSVGKSISDESFKQWEGLIELLGSESKTTGGLDFLHKYRDFKKSLKQVRDGKTTDAAHQAVESLISLMKNPSTPQRFWLPLLHDSLKLLNWQERPLLNVSQTDLLLNKLQELSMAKLRPDFIEADLPSEALSCVRLALASNLGRAILEE, from the exons ATGCCCGGCGTCGCATCAAACTCCGGCGAACGTTCTCTGGTCCCCTACTCGCCGGAGCTCCCGCATCCCGTCGTACACTCTATTCACCACGGCCTCAAGCCTCCGATCGCTCGCCTCTCCATCTCGTGGTCCCGCGGCAATACGCTGCGCGTGTCGGTTCTCCGTCCGCCGTCCGATGAAGACTCCGACGACGACGAGGTCGGCGGGAAAGTAGTGGAGGTGAAGCTTAGCAATGGCGACGGCGAGAATAGCGACGCAACGTGGCGGAGGATCGCCTACGGCTCCGTTACCCCGTTCGCTCATCTCCAGAGCCGCCGGAGCACCATCGCCAACTTATCGAACATGTCACTCAGTCCATCGCCGTATAGCATCGATTG GTGGGAGTATGTGATGGAGTACAGCAAGGACATAAATTCACTCCTTGGTAGTCTCGATTCGGGTCCTGATCCGGTGATTGACGACCCGAAGATGGTTTTAAAG AGAACTGAGGAGCCTACCTCGATAAAAGCTGCTTGGGAGCTGATGGAGATATTTTATGCGGACAAGCAGTCTCAGCCATGGCAACTGGAACGGCTTGTTGATTGGTTGGCT GATTATGATAGCTTGCTCTCGAGTACTCATCCAACAGTCCATTCTAAACTTGTGGATTTCCAAAATGAACTTTCCAGCTTACAG GTTATTGAGGATGATCCTAAATATTGGGATGTGTTATCATCAGCACTCGCAGTTGGCTGGATTGATATTGTG GTGAAAATGTTACGCTTACATGGATCTTATCAACTCCATCAGCTTGGCAACCGTGAG ACAGAAAATGGACTTGTAGAGGCAGTTGCTGTTCTTATTTCAACGAAGCCACGCATGCGTCCAGGAGTAGAAGATGGAAAGTTGGGTGAATGCTTTAAAGCAAAGCCTGATTTTATCAAG GCATGGGAGAATTGGAGAGCACAAATTACGAAGCTAGACTGCAGTGGATTCTGGCTTCAGTGTGATCACCATCAAACCCGGGAGGGATTGAAAAATATGATACAGGTTATGCTTGGAAACATTGACAGTCTCTGCAATGAAACTTGCCACTGGATAGAGCTGTTCATCTCTCACTTTCTATACGTCAGGCCATTAACAGTG GGTCTCGAAAGCATGTATGGTCTAGCCCAGAAATGCTTACAATTGAAACCAATGTTGGGTGCCCATAGGTTGATAGATATTATTCTTGGAATCCTTGGGGAAAATACTGAG GTTGTCTTGGCGGAATGCTCTAGAGCATTTGGGCCTTG GATGGTTGCCCATGCCATTGAGTTGTTGACTACTGGGAGTGATCACGCAGAAAGTCTTCTACATGAAGAGCGCTATAACTTGGGTGGAATTAGTATAGCAGAACTACATCGGCTTGTCTACGCTCAGGTTTTATCATCACATGCATTGACTTGGCAA ATTGCTCCAATCTATTTGTCATCGTGCATGAAGCAGGGAATGGGTTTGTTAGAGATTCTATTGTCTAAGCTGCCTATTGAACATAATGAAACACTGCTTAAG AATATAGAGATCTGTCGTCTTTACGAACTTGATACTGTTAGTTCAAACGTTATGAAG ATTGCAGGGGTTTACCATTGGAAGCATGGTAGGAAAGGTTGTGGAGTTTTCTGGCTTCAGCAAGCCCGAGATGAAGTTCGTCTTACCAGGATTGCTCAACATTTGTTTGATTCTGTTGGAAAGTCGATCTCCGATGAGAGTTTCAAG CAATGGGAAGGCTTGATTGAATTGTTGGGGTCTGAGTCCAAGACTACTGGGGGTCTAGACTTCCTGCACAA GTATAGGGATTTCAAGAAGTCCCTCAAGCAGGTTCGTGATGGAAAAACTACTGATGCTGCCCATCAAGCTGTAGAATCTCTGATATCG CTCATGAAAAACCCATCTACTCCTCAGCGCTTCTGGCTGCCTCTTCTTCATGACTCA CTGAAGCTGCTAAACTGGCAGGAGCGTCCTCTGCTAAATGTCTCTCAGACAGACCTCTTGCTCAATAAACTGCAAGAGTTGTCCATGGCTAAGCTCCGTCCAGACTTTATTGAAGCAGACTTGCCATCAGAGGCCCTGAGTTGTGTGAGGTTGGCTCTTGCTTCAAATCTTGGACGTGCCATCTTGGAGGAGTAA
- the LOC133737962 gene encoding F-box/LRR-repeat protein 3-like: MEGLSRSSLRVLNMDNLPRLLSRYPNLATFETPKRMSNADLALVAQTGGLQTIEEIEMQDIRALVRYELELAISVDEVREILRVVHQVGDEGLCALANGCPILSEIVLKRRRVGMVGIMAMITSAAHHLTHLDLEHCSSVSDQALEAIGSSACPIRVLNLKGCSITGAGLRFLANGCCSKTIEQLNLAYCPGITNDGVLLLCKMRVLEELDLSFGSELTDVGGQAISAIQTLKKLNLACVFSLTEKTIVALAKNCINLEMLNLRGGLGVTAAAIDAFLGHKCLQSLNLIGCLFDDVRGSALESLALQCPSLKSIVVNEKWRDRLLQEMQESTVSRFLQFKN, from the coding sequence ATGGAGGGTCTGAGCCGATCGTCACTCCGAGTTCTCAACATGGATAATCTTCCTCGATTACTATCTAGGTATCCAAACTTAGCCACATTCGAAACACCCAAGAGAATGAGCAATGCCGATCTCGCATTGGTGGCCCAAACTGGAGGCCTTCAAACTATTGAGGAAATTGAAATGCAAGACATCCGCGCACTGGTACGATATGAATTAGAATTAGCGATCTCTGTTGATGAAGTAAGGGAGATATTACGGGTGGTTCATCAAGTTGGGGACGAAGGTTTGTGCGCTTTGGCAAATGGGTGTCCCATATTGTCCGAGATTGTGCTCAAGAGGAGAAGGGTTGGGATGGTTGGAATCATGGCCATGATCACTTCAGCAGCACATCACTTGACTCATTTGGATTTGGAACATTGTTCTTCGGTTTCGGACCAAGCCCTTGAAGCAATTGGGTCCTCTGCTTGTCCCATTCGCGTTTTGAATTTGAAAGGTTGCTCCATTACTGGAGCCGGATTGAGATTTTTGGCAAATGGGTGTTGCTCAAAAACCATCGAGCAATTGAACCTTGCGTACTGCCCTGGAATCACTAATGACGGGGTCTTGCTTTTGTGCAAGATGCGTGTCTTGGAGGAGCTGGATTTGTCCTTCGGTAGCGAGCTAACTGATGTTGGAGGACAGGCAATCTCTGCAATTCAAACCCTCAAGAAGTTGAACTTGGCCTGTGTATTCTCCCTGACAGAAAAAACTATTGTAGCTCTTGCTAAGAATTGCATAAACTTGGAGATGCTTAATCTACGTGGTGGTTTAGGGGTCACTGCAGCTGCTATTGATGCATTTTTGGGTCACAAATGCTTGCAATCCCTTAATCTAATTGGTTGTTTGTTTGATGATGTTAGAGGATCTGCATTAGAAAGCCTAGCGCTTCAATGCCCTTCATTGAAGTCAATTGTGGTGAATGAAAAATGGAGAGATAGGCTGTTGCAGGAAATGCAAGAGAGTACTGTTAGCAGATTCCTGCAATTCAAGAACTGA